A window of the Vicingus serpentipes genome harbors these coding sequences:
- a CDS encoding 3-oxoacyl-ACP synthase III family protein: MAQINIQGFQIRGVSSVVPEHELSNLDYELLTMSERKMLIKTTGIEKRRVAKTGVTTSDLAIQAANKLFDKLKWKRNEIEILVFITQSRDYYLPSTAVVSQNKLKLPVSCIAFDVGLGCSGYVYGLSIITSMMKAGGLKKGILLAGDVSTVSCNYKDKSAYPLFGDAGTATFIENTEGTNNWIFDLNSDGSGEDAIKIYDGGVRNLPSLESFLEKEYSGGIFRNGFNLALNGLDIFNFSVTTVPKAILSFLNLNSKTTESFDYFIMHQANLLMNETIRKKLKFDKEITPYSLKDYGNTSSASIPLTMTTMKGLNKEVSLLISGFGVGLSWANAIIENNPIEYLLLNNYEDE, encoded by the coding sequence ATGGCTCAAATTAATATTCAAGGATTTCAAATTAGAGGTGTTAGTTCTGTTGTTCCTGAACATGAACTCTCTAATTTAGATTATGAATTATTGACTATGTCGGAGCGTAAAATGTTAATAAAAACTACTGGTATTGAAAAAAGAAGAGTTGCAAAAACTGGAGTGACAACTTCAGACCTTGCAATTCAGGCAGCTAATAAATTATTTGATAAATTAAAGTGGAAAAGGAATGAAATAGAAATACTTGTTTTTATTACACAGTCTAGAGATTATTATTTGCCTTCAACTGCAGTTGTTAGTCAAAACAAACTAAAATTACCTGTTTCTTGTATTGCTTTTGATGTAGGGCTGGGTTGTTCAGGTTATGTGTATGGTTTGTCAATTATTACTTCAATGATGAAGGCAGGTGGTTTAAAGAAGGGAATTTTGTTGGCTGGAGATGTTTCAACTGTTTCTTGTAATTACAAAGATAAAAGTGCCTATCCTCTTTTTGGAGATGCAGGTACTGCAACTTTTATAGAAAATACAGAAGGAACTAATAATTGGATTTTTGACTTAAATTCAGATGGCTCTGGAGAAGATGCTATAAAAATATACGATGGAGGAGTTAGGAATTTACCTAGTTTAGAATCATTTTTGGAAAAAGAATATTCAGGAGGTATTTTTCGTAATGGATTTAATTTGGCATTAAATGGATTGGATATTTTTAATTTTTCAGTAACTACTGTGCCTAAAGCTATTTTAAGTTTTTTGAATTTAAACTCAAAAACAACAGAGAGTTTTGATTATTTTATTATGCATCAAGCTAACCTGTTAATGAATGAAACCATTAGAAAAAAGTTAAAGTTTGATAAAGAAATAACTCCTTATTCTTTAAAAGATTATGGAAATACAAGTTCTGCGTCAATACCTTTAACTATGACAACAATGAAGGGGTTGAATAAAGAAGTATCATTATTGATTTCAGGGTTTGGTGTAGGATTATCTTGGGCAAATGCAATTATTGAAAATAATCCAATAGAATACTTACTTTTAAATAATTATGAAGATGAATAA
- a CDS encoding acyl carrier protein: protein MGIQDLIKKLENELDEVENGSLTPETSIRDVEWWSSMHALVIIALIDTEYDVAISGADLKTIFTIQDIFNVIQEKKKNGSN, encoded by the coding sequence ATGGGTATACAAGATTTAATAAAAAAACTAGAAAATGAGTTAGATGAAGTTGAGAATGGAAGTTTAACACCTGAGACTAGTATACGAGATGTTGAATGGTGGAGTTCTATGCACGCATTAGTTATTATTGCATTGATAGATACGGAGTATGATGTTGCGATTTCTGGTGCAGACTTAAAAACTATTTTTACTATTCAAGATATTTTTAATGTGATTCAAGAAAAGAAGAAGAATGGCTCAAATTAA
- a CDS encoding 3-oxoacyl-ACP synthase III family protein, which produces MGCTIKHIEYHLSSLKVTNKDLSFAFPNYSEDEIYKKIGVKTRFNTEKNIIGSDLAFLAAEDLFNNSDYKKADVQFLLFCTEGLDYIAPMTACILQDKLGLNNNIGALDLPAGCSGFTNALGMAKAIVESGQSDNVLLLFGDTPGLVSHPNDFPLRALFSDAGAAVWVEKTDSNQLGNFVYGVDGSGAKHLFVDHSCLRNPPNADWLEENADVGGMPRGQMKMNGLEVFSFSLKEVPLLVNAILEKNKLNFEDIDLFVFHQASNIILKSIQKKLKVSDEKMAYYIEDNGNTVSVSIPLALKKAEREGRIKIGSKVLVAGFGIGFSWSGTVLKY; this is translated from the coding sequence ATGGGCTGCACTATTAAGCATATAGAATATCATTTGTCTTCGCTAAAAGTAACAAACAAAGATTTGTCATTTGCTTTTCCAAATTACAGTGAAGATGAAATCTATAAAAAAATAGGTGTAAAGACTCGATTTAATACTGAAAAAAATATAATAGGTTCAGATTTAGCATTTTTAGCTGCTGAAGATTTGTTTAATAATTCTGATTACAAAAAAGCAGATGTTCAATTTCTTTTATTTTGTACCGAGGGACTGGATTATATTGCTCCAATGACCGCTTGTATATTGCAAGACAAGTTAGGATTAAACAATAATATTGGAGCACTTGATTTGCCAGCTGGTTGTTCGGGTTTTACGAATGCTTTAGGAATGGCAAAAGCCATTGTTGAAAGTGGTCAGTCAGACAATGTTTTACTTTTATTTGGTGATACCCCTGGATTAGTTTCACATCCCAATGATTTCCCTCTTAGAGCATTGTTTAGTGATGCTGGAGCAGCAGTATGGGTAGAAAAAACTGATTCAAATCAATTAGGTAACTTTGTTTATGGTGTTGATGGATCTGGAGCAAAACACTTGTTTGTTGATCATAGTTGTTTGCGAAATCCACCAAATGCTGATTGGCTTGAAGAAAATGCTGACGTGGGAGGAATGCCAAGAGGACAGATGAAAATGAATGGATTGGAAGTTTTTTCTTTTTCATTAAAAGAAGTTCCTTTGTTAGTTAATGCTATTTTAGAAAAAAACAAATTAAATTTTGAAGACATTGATTTATTTGTTTTTCATCAAGCGAGTAATATTATTTTAAAGTCTATACAAAAAAAGCTAAAGGTTTCTGATGAAAAAATGGCTTATTATATAGAAGATAATGGCAATACGGTTTCGGTTTCAATACCTTTAGCTTTAAAGAAGGCAGAAAGAGAAGGACGTATAAAAATAGGCAGTAAGGTTCTCGTAGCTGGTTTTGGGATTGGATTTTCTTGGAGTGGAACCGTTTTAAAGTATTAA
- a CDS encoding ATP-dependent helicase, with amino-acid sequence MDYLEKLNTSQRQAVQATEGPVMVIAGAGSGKTRVLTYRIAHIINKGIDPFNILALTFTNKAAQEMKERIGKIVGGSEARNIWMGTFHSVFARILRSEADKIGYPSNFTIYDTQDAKNLIKGILKEQGLDDKVYKPGLVLSRISAAKNNLITPQAYLNNTSLQSEDTQSAKPKLGEVYKIYSERCFKAGAMDFDDLLFKTNVLLRDFPEVLYKYQHRFKYILVDEYQDTNFSQYLIVKKLGAVLQNVCVVGDDAQSIYAFRGANIQNILNFKNDYPEVKTYKLEQNYRSTKNIVAAANSIIVNNKEQIEKNVFTDNIEGSKIKIYKAASDNEEGKIVANLIFDKQLSEQAKNNDFAILYRTNAQSRAMEEALRRKNIPYKIYGGLSFYQRKEIKDLLSYFRMIVNPQDEEALKRIINYPARGIGNTTIDKLTIAANNNNVDLWTIITNLNQFNTGLNSGTQSKIQSFVSMMNSFRVQLEAKNAFDLGNEIASTSGILKDLYSDRTPEGISKYENIQELLNGLKEFTETENEFEEDVTPRGLTEFLQDVALLTSADNEKDEDKNKVTLMTIHSAKGLEFPYVHIVGMEENLFPSQMSLTSRIDLEEERRLFYVAVTRAEKEAVLSFAASRYKWGNLIFCEPSRFIEEIDDKCLEYMFSETTQAPRSQNNYETSSSNGYYSKPKNTLPPKRNEPPKIIHTTPKNLKKITPNISTNQDSAANLDLNVGTRVQHQKFGQGLVESIDAGKATINFISAGKKQLLLKFAKLEILN; translated from the coding sequence ATGGATTACCTAGAAAAATTAAATACTTCTCAACGACAAGCAGTTCAAGCTACTGAAGGTCCAGTAATGGTTATTGCTGGAGCAGGCTCTGGAAAAACAAGAGTTTTAACCTATCGAATTGCGCATATAATCAATAAAGGAATTGACCCTTTTAATATTTTAGCATTAACTTTTACCAACAAGGCTGCTCAAGAAATGAAAGAGCGTATTGGAAAAATTGTTGGTGGTTCTGAGGCAAGGAACATCTGGATGGGAACTTTTCACTCTGTTTTTGCAAGAATTCTAAGGTCTGAGGCAGATAAAATAGGATACCCTTCAAATTTTACAATCTACGATACTCAAGATGCAAAAAATCTAATAAAAGGCATTTTGAAAGAACAGGGTCTTGACGATAAAGTTTATAAACCTGGATTAGTTTTAAGTAGAATTTCTGCTGCAAAAAACAATTTAATTACTCCACAAGCCTATCTTAATAATACAAGTTTACAATCGGAAGATACTCAATCGGCAAAACCAAAATTAGGAGAAGTTTATAAAATTTATAGTGAGCGTTGCTTTAAAGCTGGTGCTATGGATTTTGATGATTTATTATTTAAAACAAATGTTCTTTTGAGAGACTTTCCTGAAGTTTTATATAAATACCAACATCGATTTAAATATATTTTAGTTGACGAGTATCAAGATACCAACTTCTCTCAATATTTAATAGTGAAAAAACTAGGTGCAGTTTTGCAAAACGTTTGTGTTGTTGGAGATGATGCACAAAGTATTTATGCATTTAGAGGGGCAAATATTCAAAATATATTAAATTTTAAAAACGACTACCCTGAAGTAAAAACCTACAAGTTAGAGCAAAATTACCGTTCAACTAAAAATATTGTTGCTGCAGCAAATAGTATTATAGTAAACAACAAAGAGCAGATTGAAAAAAATGTTTTTACAGATAATATTGAAGGTAGTAAAATAAAAATTTACAAAGCAGCTTCTGATAATGAGGAAGGAAAAATTGTCGCCAATTTAATTTTCGACAAACAACTAAGTGAGCAAGCAAAAAATAATGATTTCGCAATTCTATATCGTACCAATGCTCAATCAAGAGCAATGGAAGAAGCTTTAAGAAGAAAAAACATCCCTTACAAAATATATGGCGGATTATCTTTTTATCAACGTAAGGAAATAAAAGATTTACTTTCTTATTTCAGAATGATAGTAAACCCTCAAGATGAAGAGGCATTAAAGCGAATAATTAATTATCCAGCTAGAGGAATCGGAAATACCACTATTGATAAGTTAACCATTGCTGCGAACAATAACAATGTTGATTTATGGACTATCATTACTAATTTAAATCAATTTAATACTGGCTTAAATTCAGGAACTCAATCAAAAATTCAAAGTTTTGTTTCAATGATGAATAGTTTTAGAGTTCAACTTGAAGCTAAAAATGCTTTTGATCTAGGTAATGAGATTGCATCAACTTCTGGCATTCTAAAAGACCTTTACAGTGATCGAACTCCTGAAGGAATAAGTAAATATGAGAACATTCAAGAGCTTTTAAATGGACTGAAAGAGTTTACTGAAACCGAAAATGAGTTTGAGGAAGACGTAACTCCTAGGGGTCTTACAGAATTTTTACAAGATGTTGCTTTATTAACTTCTGCAGACAATGAAAAAGATGAAGACAAAAACAAAGTAACATTGATGACGATTCACTCAGCAAAAGGGCTTGAATTCCCTTATGTACATATTGTTGGAATGGAAGAGAACTTATTTCCATCTCAAATGTCTTTAACTAGCAGAATTGATTTAGAAGAGGAACGAAGACTTTTTTATGTTGCGGTTACTCGAGCTGAAAAAGAGGCTGTATTATCTTTTGCAGCTAGCAGATACAAATGGGGTAATTTAATTTTTTGTGAACCAAGTCGTTTCATAGAAGAAATTGACGACAAGTGTTTAGAATACATGTTCTCAGAAACAACCCAAGCACCAAGATCACAAAACAATTATGAAACTAGTAGTTCTAACGGGTACTATTCTAAACCAAAAAACACACTACCTCCTAAACGAAATGAACCTCCTAAAATAATTCATACTACACCAAAAAACCTTAAAAAAATAACCCCTAACATTTCAACGAATCAAGACAGTGCCGCAAACCTAGACTTGAACGTAGGGACAAGAGTTCAACATCAAAAATTTGGGCAAGGGTTAGTTGAATCTATTGATGCAGGAAAGGCGACAATAAACTTTATCTCAGCGGGTAAAAAACAACTTTTATTAAAATTTGCCAAACTCGAAATTTTAAATTAA